Proteins encoded together in one Vitis vinifera cultivar Pinot Noir 40024 chromosome 4, ASM3070453v1 window:
- the LOC100267924 gene encoding gibberellin 3-beta-dioxygenase 1 codes for MASTLSQVFRDNPLPLNHIIPLDFTSVHSLPESHVWPAFDGFPFGTTYPGEKFSIPIIDLMDPNAAQLVGHACEKWGAFQLTSHGLPSILTDDVESQTRRLFALPAHEKMKALRLPSGGTGYGQARISPFYPKFMWHEGFTIMGSAVDHARKLWPDDYKGFCDVMEDYQKKMKELAESLLHIFLESLDISKEEYRSTTIQRGREACNTALQLNSYPPCPDPNRAMGLAPHTDSLLFTIVHQSHTSGLQILRDGVGWITVFPLEGALVVNVGDLLHILSNGRYPSVLHRAVVNQAEHRISLAYFYGPPADSLISPLCNLVSSGQQVVAPRYRSVSVKEYVDLKEKHKEKALSLLRL; via the exons ATGGCTTCTACTCTTTCCCAAGTCTTTAGGGACAACCCTCTCCCCCTCAACCATATCATCCCCCTGGACTTCACCTCCGTTCATTCTCTACCTGAATCTCACGTGTGGCCTGCTTTTGATGGTTTCCCATTTGGGACCACTTACCCTGGCGAAAAGTTCTCCATACCCATCATCGACCTTATGGACCCCAATGCTGCTCAGCTTGTTGGCCATGCATGTGAGAAATGGGGAGCCTTTCAACTTACTAGCCATGGCCTCCCATCTATACTTACCGATGATGTTGAGTCTCAGACTCGACGGCTCTTCGCTCTCCCTGCTCATGAGAAGATGAAGGCCTTACGCCTCCCCAGTGGAGGCACCGGCTACGGCCAAGCTCGGATATCACCGTTCTATCCCAAGTTCATGTGGCATGAAGGCTTCACGATCATGGGGTCTGCAGTTGATCATGCTAGAAAGCTTTGGCCTGATGACTACAAAGGGTTTTG CGATGTCATGGAAGATTAtcagaagaagatgaaggaacTTGCAGAGAGTCTCTTACATATATTTCTAGAATCATTGGACATCTCCAAGGAAGAGTACCGGTCGACTACAATTCAGCGTGGCCGCGAGGCCTGCAATACTGCACTGCAGCTGAATTCATATCCTCCATGCCCGGACCCTAACCGAGCCATGGGGCTAGCCCCACATACAGACTCATTGCTATTCACTATCGTCCACCAAAGCCACACAAGCGGCCTCCAAATCTTGAGAGATGGAGTTGGGTGGATAACAGTGTTTCCTCTTGAAGGTGCACTTGTAGTCAatgttggagatctcctccataTTCTCTCTAATGGTCGGTACCCCAGTGTTCTTCACCGCGCAGTGGTGAACCAGGCGGAGCATCGGATATCCCTCGCATACTTCTATGGCCCTCCAGCTGATTCCCTGATTTCACCTCTCTGTAATCTTGTGAGTTCCGGCCAGCAAGTAGTGGCTCCTCGTTATAGATCAGTGTCTGTTAAGGAGTACGTTGATTTAAAGGAAAAGCACAAGGAGAAGGCACTCTCTTTGTTAAGATTATGa
- the LOC100262779 gene encoding protein TIFY 8 isoform X2, with translation MAVMRMGHSKSIANNTGTASGSGMNPIFHDFLGMSCASDSPVVFAPKTVGHGGDARRSEASPSASASAGASSGGGRGPISTTSDLGSERQAGDHFDGVPFYGPKSDISGPEISNRLAGSKRSNSDSFMGSSRDGVPQIGPESLESSHLMKILRNGTGGDRPRRSSDEELFLGLQSLRPTSASLILQPPTGQFAPFLHQVPPNRFKDANSGNAGPSNLSQPAADEGSRTGIKGSGILSSITANASGSVSERNPSGLLPSGNRPKSRTHILEPESSTAPSRLGSTSSSRQMTIFYGGQAHVFDDVHPNKADVIMALAGSNGGSWSTTYSPKSTVKPVGESTPNGENETGMAGNSMFPREFRGRLSLTGNPSQGYGSGDRILTLTGAPQGVNIPKDTRNPVKAAEPSTEEKRREV, from the exons ATGGCTGTGATGAGGATGGGTCACAGTAAGAGCATTGCCAATAATACGGGTACAGCCAGTGGCAGCGGAATGAACCCAATTTTTCACGATTTTCTGGGTATGAGCTGTGCTTCTGATTCGCCTGTTGTTTTTGCTCCCAAGACTGTGGGGCATGGGGGCGATGCCAGGCGCTCGGAAGCGTCGCCGTCGGCCTCTGCTTCCGCCGGAGCTTCTTCCGGCGGTGGCCGTGGACCCATCTCCACCACCTCTGATCTGGGTTCGG AAAGACAGGCTGGAGATCATTTTGATGGAGTTCCATTTTATGGgccaaagagtgatatttctgggcCTGAGATAAGCAACCGGCTTGCGGGTAGTAAGCGAAGTAATTCTGATTCTTTTATGGGGTCATCAAGAGATGGGGTCCCTCAAATCGGACCAGAATCTCTTGAGAGCTCACACTTGATGAAG ATACTTCGGAATGGAACTGGAGGAGATCGACCTAGGAGGTCCAGTGATGAGGAGCTATTCTTGGGTCTGCAGTCACTGAGGCCAACTTCTGCCTCCCTCATATTACAGCCACCCACTG GTCAATTTGCTCCTTTCTTGCATCAAGTACCTCCAAACAGATTTAAGGATGCTAATTCTGGCAATGCTGGTCCTTCAAATTTATCCCAACCAGCTGCTGATGAAGGTTCTAGAACTGGAATTAAAGGATCTGGAATCCTGAGTTCCATTACTGCCAATGCCAGTGGCAGTGTCTCTGAGAGAAACCCATCTGGGTTGCTGCCAAGTGGCAACAGACCAAAGTCTAGGACTCATATTTTGGAGCCAGAGTCTTCTACTGCTCCAAG TCGACTTGGATCGACATCTTCTAGTCGGCAGATGACTATATTTTATGGTGGTCAAGCTCATGTTTTTGATGATGTCCACCCAAACAAG GCAGATGTAATAATGGCCTTAGCCGGATCAAACGGAGGATCCTGGTCCACGACTTACTCTCCAAAATCTACTGTGAAACCAGTTGGTGAAAGCACACCCAATGGAGAGAATGAAACTGGTATGGCTGGCAACTCCATGTTCCCGAGGGAATTTCGAGGAAGGTTGTCTCTCACTGGCAATCCTAGCCAAGGGTATGGCTCTGGTGACCGAATCTTGACGCTGACAG GGGCCCCTCAAGGTGTCAATATACCTAAAGATACAAGAAATCCAGTGAAAGCAGCCGAACCCAGTactgaagaaaaaagaagagaggtATGA
- the LOC100262779 gene encoding protein TIFY 8 isoform X1, translating to MAVMRMGHSKSIANNTGTASGSGMNPIFHDFLGMSCASDSPVVFAPKTVGHGGDARRSEASPSASASAGASSGGGRGPISTTSDLGSERQAGDHFDGVPFYGPKSDISGPEISNRLAGSKRSNSDSFMGSSRDGVPQIGPESLESSHLMKILRNGTGGDRPRRSSDEELFLGLQSLRPTSASLILQPPTGSRTDVNLSKWDRSVTMNVNPTVQYPLRAGQFAPFLHQVPPNRFKDANSGNAGPSNLSQPAADEGSRTGIKGSGILSSITANASGSVSERNPSGLLPSGNRPKSRTHILEPESSTAPSRLGSTSSSRQMTIFYGGQAHVFDDVHPNKADVIMALAGSNGGSWSTTYSPKSTVKPVGESTPNGENETGMAGNSMFPREFRGRLSLTGNPSQGYGSGDRILTLTGAPQGVNIPKDTRNPVKAAEPSTEEKRREV from the exons ATGGCTGTGATGAGGATGGGTCACAGTAAGAGCATTGCCAATAATACGGGTACAGCCAGTGGCAGCGGAATGAACCCAATTTTTCACGATTTTCTGGGTATGAGCTGTGCTTCTGATTCGCCTGTTGTTTTTGCTCCCAAGACTGTGGGGCATGGGGGCGATGCCAGGCGCTCGGAAGCGTCGCCGTCGGCCTCTGCTTCCGCCGGAGCTTCTTCCGGCGGTGGCCGTGGACCCATCTCCACCACCTCTGATCTGGGTTCGG AAAGACAGGCTGGAGATCATTTTGATGGAGTTCCATTTTATGGgccaaagagtgatatttctgggcCTGAGATAAGCAACCGGCTTGCGGGTAGTAAGCGAAGTAATTCTGATTCTTTTATGGGGTCATCAAGAGATGGGGTCCCTCAAATCGGACCAGAATCTCTTGAGAGCTCACACTTGATGAAG ATACTTCGGAATGGAACTGGAGGAGATCGACCTAGGAGGTCCAGTGATGAGGAGCTATTCTTGGGTCTGCAGTCACTGAGGCCAACTTCTGCCTCCCTCATATTACAGCCACCCACTGGTAGTAGAACTGATGTCAATCTTTCCAAATGGGATCGATCTGTTACCATGAATGTGAACCCCACAGTGCAGTACCCTCTGCGTGCAGGTCAATTTGCTCCTTTCTTGCATCAAGTACCTCCAAACAGATTTAAGGATGCTAATTCTGGCAATGCTGGTCCTTCAAATTTATCCCAACCAGCTGCTGATGAAGGTTCTAGAACTGGAATTAAAGGATCTGGAATCCTGAGTTCCATTACTGCCAATGCCAGTGGCAGTGTCTCTGAGAGAAACCCATCTGGGTTGCTGCCAAGTGGCAACAGACCAAAGTCTAGGACTCATATTTTGGAGCCAGAGTCTTCTACTGCTCCAAG TCGACTTGGATCGACATCTTCTAGTCGGCAGATGACTATATTTTATGGTGGTCAAGCTCATGTTTTTGATGATGTCCACCCAAACAAG GCAGATGTAATAATGGCCTTAGCCGGATCAAACGGAGGATCCTGGTCCACGACTTACTCTCCAAAATCTACTGTGAAACCAGTTGGTGAAAGCACACCCAATGGAGAGAATGAAACTGGTATGGCTGGCAACTCCATGTTCCCGAGGGAATTTCGAGGAAGGTTGTCTCTCACTGGCAATCCTAGCCAAGGGTATGGCTCTGGTGACCGAATCTTGACGCTGACAG GGGCCCCTCAAGGTGTCAATATACCTAAAGATACAAGAAATCCAGTGAAAGCAGCCGAACCCAGTactgaagaaaaaagaagagaggtATGA
- the LOC100257656 gene encoding pentatricopeptide repeat-containing protein At5g11310, mitochondrial → MKALFLLPKHRFLLSLTSLFHTNPNPNLNFQRPPFHKLINRPPSYRHWDLPIPTLKQSLNPNPNPNFSQSDFSTICALLTDPALSSGAPLEDALNRTGIKPCSGLLQAIFSHFDASPKPLFTLFRWAMKQPGFESSMTLFNSMIDVLAKSRAFDSAWLLVLDRIEGGEEPELVSSNTFAVLIRRYARAGMTLSAIRTFEFAFSLDSIRDRDSEWSLFKILLDSLCKEGHVRVASEYFDQQRGLDPSWVPSIRVYNVLLNGWFRSRKLKRAEQLWRTMKRENVKPTVVTYGTLVEGYCRMRRSEKAIELVGEMRGKGIEPNVIVYNPIIDSLAEAGRFKEAMGMMERCLVSETGPTISTYNSLVKGFCKAGDLVGASKVLKMMISRGFDPTLTTYNYFFRYFSRCGKTEEGMNLYTKMIESGHTPDRLTYHLLIKMMCEEERLDLAVQVSKEMRARGCDLDLATSTMLVHLLCKMHRLEEAFAEFEDMIRRGIVPQYLTFERMNNALRKRGLTEMARKLCDMMASVPHSSKLPNTYSGDGDASRARKTSIIQRAEAMSDILKTCNDPRELVKRRSSFENTVLVADQLIEDIKRRANKT, encoded by the exons ATGAAAGCGCTCTTCTTGCTCCCGAAGCATCgctttcttctctctctcactTCCCTCTTCCACaccaaccctaaccctaaccttAATTTTCAAAGACCACCATTTCACAAGCTCATCAATAGGCCTCCATCATATCGCCATTGGGACCTGCCAATCCCCACTCTCAAGCaatccctaaaccctaaccctaaccctaatttTTCTCAGTCTGACTTCTCCACCATTTGCGCTCTTCTCACTGACCCCGCTCTCTCTTCCGGTGCGCCTCTCGAAGATGCTTTGAACCGGACAGGAATTAAGCCTTGTTCGGGTCTGTTGCAAGCCATTTTCAGCCATTTTGATGCATCTCCCAAGCCTTTGTTCACTCTCTTTCGCTGGGCTATGAAGCAGCCTGGGTTTGAATCCTCTATGACTCTCTTCAACTCCATGATCGATGTGCTTGCGAAATCGCGGGCTTTCGATTCCGCGTGGTTACTGGTGCTTGATCGTATAGAGGGTGGAGAGGAACCTGAATTGGTTTCGAGCAATACATTTGCAGTACTGATAAGGCGGTATGCTCGCGCAG GTATGACCTTATCTGCCATTCGGACATTTGAATTTGCATTTAGTTTAGATTCGATTAGGGACCGAGATTCAGAATGGAGTTTGTTTAAGATTCTATTGGATTCTCTCTGTAAGGAAGGGCATGTTAGAGTAGCTTCTGAATATTTTGATCAACAAAGAGGACTGGACCCGAGTTGGGTTCCTTCAATTCGAGTATATAATGTATTATTGAATGGTTGGTTTCGATCAAGGAAGCTCAAGCGTGCAGAGCAGCTTTGGAGAACGATGAAGAGGGAAAATGTGAAACCGACTGTTGTAACATACGGTACCCTTGTTGAAGGGTATTGCCGGATGCGACGTTCTGAGAAGGCAATTGAATTAGTGGGTGAGATGAGGGGGAAAGGAATTGAGCCAAATGTAATTGTATATAATCCAATAATTGATTCATTAGCAGAAGCAGGGAGGTTTAAGGAGGCGATGGGGATGATGGAACGATGTTTGGTTTCAGAGACAGGTCCCACTATTTCAACATACAATTCTTTAGTGAAGGGTTTTTGCAAGGCAGGAGATCTAGTAGGTGCGAGTAAGGTACTCAAGATGATGATTAGTAGGGGTTTTGACCCAACTCTGACAACTTATAATtacttttttcggtacttctCAAGATGTGGGAAAACTGAAGAGGGGATGAACCTTTATACCAAGATGATTGAATCTGGACATACCCCAGATCGGCTCACTTACCATCTGTTGATTAAGATGATGTGTGAGGAGGAAAGATTGGACTTGGCAGTGCAAGTTAGCAAGGAAATGAGAGCTAGGGGATGCGATTTGGACTTGGCTACAAGCACCATGCTGGTCCATTTACTGTGCAAAATGCATAGACTGGAAGAGGCTTTTGCAGAGTTTGAAGACATGATTCGAAGAGGAATTGTTCCTCAGTACCTTACTTTTGAGAGAATGAATAATGCACTAAGAAAACGAGGATTGACTGAAATGGCACGGAAATTATGTGATATGATGGCATCTGTCCCTCATTCATCAAAGTTACCAAATACATATTCTGGAGATGGAGATGCATCACGGGCAAGGAAAACAAGTATAATACAGAGGGCCGAAGCAATGTCTGATATTTTGAAGACTTGTAATGATCCGAGAGAACTTGTTAAACGTAGAAGTTCATTTGAAAATACTGTATTGGTTGCAGACCAGTTGATAGAGGATATCAAGAGAAGAGCTAACAAGACATGA
- the LOC100252520 gene encoding probable 1-deoxy-D-xylulose-5-phosphate synthase, chloroplastic: MGTACAQYPFEVTAHFQEKCRVLHPKTKFSSFNFPPKLDSSRMNLYPCSSSTTSSKRYVGQICSLPEFGDFFWDRIPTPMLDMVESPMCLKNLTPKELKQLADEIRVELFCIMSKMQKPFKASLAVVELTVAIHYIFHAPMDKILWDVGEVTYAHKILTGRRALMHTLRERGGLSGFTSRSESEYDPFGAGHGCSSISAGLGMAVARDLKGKRERIVTVIGNGTTMAGQVYEAMGNAGYLDTNMVVILNDSRHSLHPKLEDGQATPINALSSTLTKLQSSKSFRKFREAAKGVTKRIGKGMHELAAKVDEYARGMVGPLGATLFEELGLYYIGPVDGHNIEDLISVLQGVASLDPTGPVLVHVITKEYQGVEASQKSMISNGHLKGFYTSELSPYPLPRMYSDCFVEALVNEAEKDKDIVVVHAGMGMEPPLQLFQEKFPYKFFDVGMAEQHAVTFSAGLACGGLKPFCIIPSTFLQRAYDQVVHDVDRQRIPVRFAITSAGLVGSDGPTRCGAFDITFMSCLPNMIVMAPSDENELMHMVATAAHVDDRPICFRYPRGATAGMSNSIWNGIPIEIGKGKVLIEGKDVALLGYGVMVQNCLKAWSLLSELGIRVTVADARFCKPLDIQLVRELCENHAFLITVEEGSVGGFGSHVAQFIALDGKLDGRIKWRPIALPDNYIEQASPEEQLAIAGLTGHHIAATVLSLLGRNREALLLMQ, from the exons ATGGGTACTGCTTGTGCTCAGTACCCGTTTGAAGTGACTGCCCATTTCCAAGAAAAATGTAGGGTTTTACATCCGAAAACGAAGTTCTCAAGCTTTAATTTTCCTCCCAAATTGGATTCTTCGAGAATGAACTTATACCCATGTTCATCTTCCACCACCTCCTCCAAG AGGTATGTTGGTCAAATATGTTCTCTACCTGAGTTTGGTGATTTCTTCTGGGACAGAATCCCAACCCCCATGCTTGACATGGTCGAAAGCCCTATGTGCTTGAAGAATTTGACTCCTAAG GAGCTGAAACAATTAGCTGATGAAATCCGTGTAGAGTTGTTTTGTATAATGTCAAAAATGCAAAAACCTTTTAAAGCCAGTCTGGCAGTGGTGGAGCTGACTGTTGCAATTCACTACATTTTCCATGCTCCAATGGACAAGATACTTTGGGATGTGGGGGAAGTG ACATATGCACATAAAATTCTCACTGGAAGGCGGGCCCTTATGCATACACTGAGAGAAAGGGGTGGTCTTTCAGGTTTTACATCTCGTTCTGAGAGTGAATATGACCCATTTGGTGCAGGGCATGGATGCAGCAGTATTTCTGCTGGGCTTG GCATGGCGGTTGCTCGAGATTTGAAAGGGAAACGGGAACGTATAGTTACGGTGATTGGCAATGGAACAACTATGGCTGGTCAGGTTTATGAGGCAATGGGCAATGCAGGTTATTTGGACACAAATATGGTAGTAATATTAAATGACAGTCGTCATTCTTTACACCCAAAGCTCGAGGATGGTCAGGCTACACCAATTAACGCTTTATCTAGTACTCTAACCAAGCTCCAGTCAAGTAAATCCTTCCGAAAATTTAGAGAAGCTGCTAAG GGTGTTACCAAGAGAATTGGTAAGGGCATGCATGAGCTGGCTGCTAAAGTAGATGAGTATGCCCGTGGTATGGTGGGTCCACTGGGAGCAACACTCTTTGAAGAGCTTGGTCTATATTATATTGGCCCTGTTGATGGACACAACATTGAAGATCTCATTTCTGTTTTACAAGGGGTGGCATCTTTGGATCCAACTGGTCCTGTGTTGGTTCATGTAATAACAAAGGAATACCAGGGAGTAGAAGCTAGCCAAAAGAGTATGATTTCAAATGGACATCTGAAAG GTTTCTACACCTCCGAATTATCACCATATCCTCTCCCGAGAATGTATAGTGATTGCTTTGTGGAGGCTTTGGTTAATGAGGCAGAAAAGGACAAAGACATTGTGGTGGTTCATGCAGGAATGGGAATGGAACCACCACTTCAACTATTTCAGGAAAAATTtccttataaattttttgatgTGGGAATGGCGGAGCAACATGCAGTTACATTTTCTGCTGGTTTGGCTTGTGGGGGATTGAAACCATTTTGCATAATCCCATCTACCTTCCTACAGAGAGCTTATGATcag GTAGTTCATGATGTGGATCGGCAGAGAATTCCTGTTCGTTTTGCCATTACAAGTGCAGGACTGGTAGGGTCTGATGGTCCCACACGCTGTGGAGCTTTTGACATAACATTCATGTCCTGTTTACCTAACATGATTGTCATGGCACCATCTGATGAAAATGAGCTCATGCACATGGTGGCCACTGCAGCTCATGTTGATGATAGACCAATTTGCTTCCGATATCCTAGGGGCGCCACTGCTGGAATGAGTAACTCTATATGGAATGGAATTCCCATTGAG ATTGGAAAAGGTAAAGTCCTCATAGAGGGTAAAGATGTTGCTCTGCTTGGGTACGGAGTTATGGTTCAGAATTGCCTTAAGGCTTGGTCGCTCCTTTCAGAGCTTGGAATTAGAGTAACTGTTGCTGATGCGAGATTTTGCAAGCCTCTTGACATCCAGCTTGTTAGAGAGCTCTGTGAAAACCATGCCTTCTTAATTACTGTTGAGGAAGGCTCTGTTGGAGGGTTTGGATCCCATGTTGCACAATTCATTGCTCTTGATGGAAAGCTGGATGGAAGAATAAAG